The window GGAACCTGGAACAACTGCAAAATGAAATTCACAAAGCTTATAATGTATATAATTTGCGCAGGGAAAACAGAATCCATAGAGAGAGATATATTGAGGAATTAAGACTCGGTGCAGAGTTTCAGAAAGCGATTCTTGGCACTTCTCCGCCTTTGAGTGAAAATATTGATTATTCTATTACTTATAGAGCTGTCTCTGATACAGGAGTAAGTGGAGACTATTATGATATAATTCAACTGGATTCTTATAGATTTATTGTTTTAATGGGGGATGTTTCCGGTCATGGTATCAAAGCTTCTTTTCTTACGGCTGTTTTGAAAACAATTATATATCCGGATTATATAAAAAATCTGAAAAACAATTTTTTTTCGCCATCACATTTCATGAATTGGCTAAACAAACGGATATGTGCTTTTCTGGATAAATTTACTGATATTTTTATTACATTCTCCGCTGCACTTGTTGACCTTTCCGGGAAAACCTTTGTTCTGGCTAATGCAGGGCAACCTCCTGTGTTTCTGGTAAGAAGCAACAAGGTTCTTCCGATAGAAACCACCGGACTGGTTCTGGGGGTAGATCCAAACAGTGATTATAAAGAGAACCGTGTTTCTATCCAGCCGGGTGACAGGCTGTTTTTCTGTTCTGACGGGATTTATCCTACAGGTAATAACACTTTAAATTTTGATATGAAAGAATTTATGGAAATTTTGCATAATAATTCTAAAGATATACACAACCATAAGAAAATTCTGAAGGATCTCAAAATGCTTATTGCAGATGCGGAATGGGATGATGATATTACAATAGTAAGTTTAAAAATATTGGAGGGATAATTTCTATATGGACATTTGCACCATGCACATGCATCATTCAACTCCCTGACGTCCTTGCAGGGACGAAGTCCCGACCAGGCAATTGTAAAAGATGGCATATCGAAAGATGTACACCTCCGTCCCTCTTTTCATATTTGTGAGTTCTATCAGTCTCTTGATAAAAGTAATATGCAAAAACTTCCGGCTGTTTTCCCTTTGCTTTTGTACAATGGGGATGCCAAATGGACTGCTGAATCTTCTTTTGAGAACCTGATTGAACCAACCATCCCAGGACGTTATGTCCCTCGATTTGAGTACTTCAAAGTACTGGAAAACGAATTTTCTCCTGATGTACTGTTTCAGATCCGTAATGTTGTTTCGGCAGTTTTTTACATTGAGAACTCAGGAATTGAGATGCCTTTCAAAAGAAGTCAAAAAGCTGTATACTATGGTAAAGGATGAGAAGATTGAGGTGATTGACCTTTTTATCCGCTGGTTTAATAATTATCTTGGTAATATAGGAAATATTGACGAAGAGTTTGAAAGTCTTTCGTCACTAAAGGAGGTATCGGGTATGCTTGCAACCTCACTGGAAGTACATGACCGTAAGATCGCAGATAGTGCAAGGCAGGAAGGTATAGAACGAGGTATTGAAAAAGGTAAAAAAGAAGGTCTAATGGATTCTGTTAATCGTTTGAGGGGAAAGGGGATTTCTATTTTGGAAATCTCTGAGCTACTGGATATTCCTGTAGAGGATATAGGAAAAGAATAATATCACAGAATATTCCGTCTTTTTTTGGTATAGTATCATCTAGCTTTTATGTTTTTACAAAGGTTAGATATTTCCTGTTAACAATAACAAGCATCACAGAAACTTATAGACCTTAAACAACACCATTCCAATACAAACTGACCGGCAAACTTCGAACAACGCGCGCATTGTCCGAAATTTTGCCTTG is drawn from Oceanispirochaeta sp. M1 and contains these coding sequences:
- a CDS encoding SpoIIE family protein phosphatase; the encoded protein is MTEESIILFIDDEANILNSLTRSLSKWMKEEKLSPRTASSAHEALGIMKEVGNKISVIVTDQRMPDLIGSKLAGIISKQYPDIAVIILSGYSDMSDMSSIVKAGVFSFVSKPWNLEQLQNEIHKAYNVYNLRRENRIHRERYIEELRLGAEFQKAILGTSPPLSENIDYSITYRAVSDTGVSGDYYDIIQLDSYRFIVLMGDVSGHGIKASFLTAVLKTIIYPDYIKNLKNNFFSPSHFMNWLNKRICAFLDKFTDIFITFSAALVDLSGKTFVLANAGQPPVFLVRSNKVLPIETTGLVLGVDPNSDYKENRVSIQPGDRLFFCSDGIYPTGNNTLNFDMKEFMEILHNNSKDIHNHKKILKDLKMLIADAEWDDDITIVSLKILEG
- a CDS encoding Rpn family recombination-promoting nuclease/putative transposase gives rise to the protein MHHAHASFNSLTSLQGRSPDQAIVKDGISKDVHLRPSFHICEFYQSLDKSNMQKLPAVFPLLLYNGDAKWTAESSFENLIEPTIPGRYVPRFEYFKVLENEFSPDVLFQIRNVVSAVFYIENSGIEMPFKRSQKAVYYGKG